One segment of Aquimarina sp. BL5 DNA contains the following:
- a CDS encoding ABC transporter ATP-binding protein, translated as MRALRHLNKYFFKYKYRLIIGFVITVIARIFAVAVPKFVGDSVDVVEQYINKSITDINDVKTGLITNILFILGSVLIAAFFTFLMRQTFIVVSRFIEFDLKNEVFRHYQILSLNFYKKNRTGDLMNRISEDVSKVRMYVGPAIMYSVNTITLFIVVIGYMISIAPELTLYTVAPLPILSISIYKLSVAIHKRSTIVQQFLSKLTTFTQESFSGISVIKAYGIEPQTLTNFTELSNTSKEKNIDLVKVQALFFPLMVLLIGISNIMVIYIGGKQYINGTIQDLGVIVEFIIFVNMLTWPVATVGWVTSIIQQAEASQVRINEFLSQEPEITNTITKKTPVTGNIIFDNVSFVYDDTNITALKNISFEINSGQTIAIIGKTGSGKSTILDLLGRLYDVSEGEIRIDGNPIRNLNLVNLRTSIGYVPQDAFLFSDSIRNNIKFGKVNATNNEVLEAAKNAVVHENIQGFSKGYDTVLGERGITLSGGQKQRVSIARAIIKNPSILLFDDCLSAVDTETEEEILNNLNKISKNKTTFIVSHRVSTVRNADKIIVLSKGKIIQQGTHNQLLDIDGYYKELYLKQLSEKEI; from the coding sequence ATGCGTGCATTACGCCATCTAAACAAGTACTTTTTTAAATATAAATATCGTCTTATTATCGGTTTTGTAATCACGGTTATAGCAAGAATTTTTGCAGTTGCAGTTCCTAAATTCGTTGGAGACTCTGTGGATGTTGTAGAACAGTACATTAATAAAAGTATTACAGACATTAATGATGTAAAAACAGGATTGATTACCAATATTCTTTTTATTCTGGGATCTGTCTTGATTGCTGCTTTTTTTACTTTTTTAATGCGCCAGACATTTATAGTAGTATCACGATTTATTGAATTTGACTTAAAAAATGAAGTTTTCAGACATTATCAGATTTTGTCACTTAATTTTTATAAAAAAAATAGAACAGGCGATTTAATGAATCGCATCAGTGAAGATGTATCCAAAGTAAGAATGTATGTAGGTCCAGCTATTATGTACAGTGTTAATACGATTACATTATTTATAGTAGTTATTGGTTATATGATTAGTATTGCTCCAGAGCTAACTTTATATACTGTAGCGCCTTTACCTATTCTTTCTATTTCTATCTACAAACTTAGTGTGGCTATACATAAAAGAAGTACCATCGTACAGCAATTTTTATCCAAACTAACCACGTTTACTCAGGAATCATTTAGTGGTATTTCTGTTATCAAAGCTTATGGAATAGAACCACAAACATTAACGAACTTTACAGAGTTATCAAATACCAGCAAAGAGAAGAACATTGATCTGGTAAAAGTACAAGCGCTATTTTTTCCTTTAATGGTATTACTTATTGGTATTAGCAATATTATGGTTATTTATATTGGAGGCAAGCAATATATCAATGGTACAATTCAGGATCTTGGTGTGATTGTAGAATTTATCATTTTTGTTAATATGCTCACCTGGCCAGTCGCTACTGTGGGATGGGTAACTTCTATTATACAACAAGCAGAAGCTTCTCAGGTTAGAATTAATGAGTTCTTAAGTCAGGAACCTGAAATTACAAATACCATTACCAAAAAAACACCTGTAACAGGAAATATTATTTTTGACAATGTCTCTTTTGTCTATGATGATACTAATATCACAGCATTAAAGAACATAAGTTTTGAAATAAATTCAGGACAAACCATTGCCATTATTGGAAAAACTGGTTCTGGAAAATCAACAATTCTGGATTTATTAGGCAGACTATATGATGTTTCTGAGGGAGAGATTAGAATAGATGGAAATCCTATTAGAAATCTAAATTTAGTAAATCTGAGAACATCAATAGGATATGTTCCACAGGATGCTTTCCTGTTTAGCGACTCGATAAGAAATAATATAAAATTCGGAAAAGTAAATGCTACGAATAATGAGGTTTTAGAAGCTGCAAAAAATGCGGTTGTTCACGAAAATATCCAAGGATTTAGTAAGGGGTATGATACGGTTTTAGGAGAAAGAGGGATCACCTTATCCGGGGGACAAAAGCAACGAGTTTCTATTGCTCGAGCAATCATTAAAAATCCATCTATCCTTCTTTTTGATGATTGTTTATCTGCAGTAGATACAGAAACTGAGGAAGAAATTCTCAACAATCTCAATAAAATATCTAAAAATAAGACTACTTTTATTGTGAGTCATAGGGTTTCTACAGTAAGAAATGCAGATAAAATAATTGTTTTAAGCAAAGGGAAAATCATCCAACAAGGCACTCATAATCAACTATTAGACATAGATGGGTATTATAAAGAACTATATTTAAAACAGCTGAGCGAAAAAGAAATTTGA
- a CDS encoding PUR family DNA/RNA-binding protein: MSDNEMLEKEEIFSKVLRAGRRTYFFDVRSTKAGDYYLTITESKKFTNDDGSFHYKKHKIYLYKEDFVGFSEILAEMTDFIVNEKGEEVISERHQKDYQKSYEQNAEESITTNEEVTASTESFTDVSFDDI, from the coding sequence ATGAGCGATAATGAAATGTTAGAGAAAGAGGAAATTTTCTCAAAAGTTTTAAGAGCAGGAAGAAGAACATATTTCTTTGATGTAAGATCAACAAAAGCTGGAGATTACTATCTTACCATTACAGAGAGTAAAAAATTCACTAATGACGACGGATCTTTTCACTACAAAAAACATAAAATCTATTTATACAAAGAAGACTTTGTTGGGTTTAGTGAAATTTTAGCTGAAATGACTGATTTCATAGTTAATGAAAAAGGTGAAGAAGTTATAAGCGAAAGACATCAAAAAGATTATCAGAAATCTTACGAACAAAATGCCGAAGAATCGATAACTACCAATGAAGAAGTTACCGCTTCTACAGAAAGTTTTACCGATGTAAGCTTTGACGACATATAA
- a CDS encoding M14 family metallopeptidase, protein MKHFFTIILSLLFFSSFSQENLSLDYYLPKGVSYNPEIPTPQSVLGFVPGKWHVTHDKLVEYMKALAEASPRITLEDRGKTFEDRPIILLTITSEKNHQNLEKIRTQHLQLTQANASTTDIASMPAVVYQGFSIHGNEPSGSNASLLAAYYLAAGQGNEIDELLDKVVILFDPSLNPDGLQRFAYWANTNKSKNINTDPQDREYSEVWPGGRTNHYWFDMNRDWLPVQLPESRARIKTFHNWYPNILTDHHEMGTNSTFFFQPGIQSRTHPLTPKLNQELTKKIGNYHADAFNKIGSLYYTEENFDDFYYGKGSTFPDINGGIGILFEQGSSRGHAQESDNGILTFPFTIRNQFTATLSTLEAAKSMRVELLQYQKNFYANARKEAQNGAYVFGNEKDAASAYHLAEILKRHQIKFYDLKNDMTSDGKKFRKRYSYVVPKNQKQSRLIKAMFEKRTTFQDSLFYDVSAWTFPLAFNLDYSEKSATTDLGNEITELSFRKPKNIIKSNYAYLMEWHEYYTPAVLYKILNKGLRAKVGMKPFSVENKNYDYGTIMIPIQNQKLNAEDIYSFLQKLASENHVNITGVSTGLTTGIDLGSTQFRALSLPKIALFTGNGITPYDAGEIWHLMDQRYNIPITKLNTDYLERRNLSRYTHIILPNSWNQSMDKNVIDKLKTWIRNGGTLIGYRNAAQFFKNNELMKIEFSKPENDAKNISFEQRRDFFGAQVIGGAIFQAKTDRSHPINFGYKNDKIAMFRNTTLFIKADKQSYNNPIQYTKSPLLSGYISKKNLDSLSGTVPFRHQSLGRGNTILFTDNTNFRAFWYGTNKLLMNAIFFSDEM, encoded by the coding sequence ATGAAGCACTTCTTTACTATTATCTTATCCTTATTATTCTTTTCTTCCTTTTCTCAAGAAAACCTATCATTAGATTATTACTTACCAAAAGGAGTGTCTTACAATCCCGAAATCCCAACACCACAAAGTGTTTTAGGATTTGTTCCTGGAAAATGGCACGTAACACACGATAAGCTAGTAGAATACATGAAAGCTTTAGCAGAAGCTTCTCCACGTATCACCTTAGAGGATCGAGGAAAAACTTTTGAAGATCGTCCGATTATCCTTTTAACGATCACTTCAGAAAAAAATCATCAAAACCTTGAAAAAATAAGAACTCAACATCTTCAATTGACGCAAGCTAATGCGAGTACAACAGATATCGCGTCGATGCCAGCAGTTGTATATCAGGGGTTTTCTATTCACGGTAATGAACCAAGTGGATCTAATGCTAGTTTACTTGCTGCATATTATTTAGCCGCAGGGCAAGGAAATGAAATTGACGAACTACTAGATAAAGTCGTAATTTTGTTTGACCCATCATTGAACCCTGATGGTTTACAACGTTTTGCATATTGGGCAAATACGAATAAGAGTAAAAACATAAATACAGACCCTCAGGATCGTGAATATAGTGAAGTATGGCCAGGAGGAAGAACCAATCATTATTGGTTTGATATGAACCGAGATTGGTTACCAGTTCAATTACCCGAATCCAGAGCAAGAATCAAAACTTTTCATAACTGGTACCCAAACATCCTTACCGATCATCACGAGATGGGAACCAATAGCACATTCTTTTTTCAGCCGGGAATACAATCCAGAACCCATCCATTAACACCAAAATTAAATCAAGAACTTACCAAAAAAATCGGAAATTATCATGCCGATGCATTTAATAAAATAGGATCATTATATTATACTGAAGAAAATTTTGATGATTTTTATTATGGAAAGGGATCTACCTTTCCTGATATCAATGGAGGAATTGGTATTCTGTTTGAACAAGGAAGTTCTCGTGGACACGCTCAAGAAAGTGACAATGGTATACTTACCTTTCCTTTTACGATACGAAATCAATTTACAGCAACTCTTTCTACATTAGAGGCTGCAAAATCCATGCGTGTGGAACTACTTCAATACCAAAAGAATTTTTATGCAAATGCAAGAAAAGAAGCACAAAATGGAGCTTATGTTTTTGGTAATGAAAAAGACGCTGCTTCTGCATACCATTTGGCAGAGATTTTAAAACGACATCAAATTAAGTTTTATGATCTAAAAAATGATATGACCTCGGATGGTAAAAAATTCAGAAAAAGGTACAGTTATGTAGTACCCAAAAACCAAAAGCAAAGTCGTTTGATAAAAGCTATGTTTGAGAAAAGAACTACATTTCAGGATAGCTTATTTTATGATGTATCCGCTTGGACATTTCCACTAGCATTTAACTTAGATTATTCTGAAAAATCGGCTACTACGGATTTAGGAAATGAAATTACTGAGTTAAGCTTCAGAAAACCAAAAAATATTATCAAAAGTAATTACGCTTACCTTATGGAATGGCACGAGTACTATACTCCTGCTGTGCTATATAAAATCCTTAATAAAGGATTAAGAGCTAAAGTCGGCATGAAACCATTCTCTGTCGAAAATAAGAACTATGATTATGGAACGATTATGATTCCAATACAAAATCAAAAACTCAACGCCGAAGACATTTATTCATTTTTACAAAAACTTGCTTCAGAAAACCACGTAAATATTACTGGAGTATCCACAGGGCTTACCACTGGGATTGATCTAGGTAGTACACAGTTTAGAGCATTATCCTTACCAAAAATTGCTCTATTTACAGGAAATGGAATTACTCCTTACGACGCTGGTGAGATCTGGCATCTTATGGATCAGCGTTATAACATTCCAATCACGAAACTAAATACAGATTATTTAGAAAGAAGAAATCTATCAAGGTATACACATATAATTTTACCAAATAGTTGGAATCAGTCAATGGATAAAAATGTTATCGATAAACTAAAAACCTGGATCCGAAACGGAGGAACATTAATTGGCTATAGAAACGCTGCTCAATTCTTTAAGAATAACGAACTAATGAAAATTGAATTTTCCAAGCCAGAAAATGACGCTAAAAATATATCTTTCGAACAAAGGCGAGATTTCTTTGGTGCTCAAGTCATTGGTGGAGCAATTTTTCAAGCCAAAACAGATAGATCACATCCTATCAATTTTGGTTACAAAAATGACAAGATAGCTATGTTTAGAAATACTACTTTATTTATCAAAGCTGATAAACAGAGCTACAATAATCCTATTCAATACACAAAATCCCCATTATTAAGCGGATACATTAGCAAAAAGAATTTAGATTCATTATCCGGTACTGTACCCTTTAGACATCAGAGTTTAGGGAGAGGAAACACAATTTTATTCACGGATAATACTAATTTTAGAGCTTTCTGGTATGGAACCAATAAGTTATTGATGAATGCTATTTTCTTTAGTGATGAAATGTAA